In Methanoregula sp., the sequence TCCCATCGGGGATCAGGTTGGTATTGATTCGATCGCCGCAGATGAGTGCCTGTTCATGGGGGTACTGAGGAACCGTTCATCTGAGTGAACGTTGGGCTTTTTACGGAATTTTAGCTCAGTTTTTTTTTTAAAAAAAAAATGTTTTTATCCATCATTTCGTTCGTGCTCTTTGGAGATTATGAGTGTGACCCCCTCACTCCCCCAGAGGGGGAAGCAGCCCAAGGGGAGCATCCCCTTGACCCCCCATTTTCCCACAATTTTTAATCTGACAAAACAGAGATGCTTCTGTCAGGTATATACCGGAATCTGAAGATCGTGAATGAATGAGAATGTCCCGAATCAGGATCGGTTAGGGGAAGTTTAATGCATTTTTTTGCTCTGTAGAAACGCACATGAGTTACGAACTCAGGCAAACATGATGAATAACCGTGGATTTTTCAGGGAGAATCATTTAGAAAACTCTCTGACGCTGTCGGGGGCTTCGCCCCCGCCACGGGGGCACCTGCCATTGCGATGACAACGCATTACCAGTAACCTTACTCGGGCTATCGCGCTGCGCCCGTCCCCCAGCGGGGGACTGGTGGCGCAAGAGGGGGGCAATTTATTACGTGAAAAAAAGGTTTTCTACAATGCACATTTTTTTAGTCATCCAAACCGCCGCGGGGGCGTCCCTCCGGGGGCAGCGGCGTTCATCGTTTTTGGGGGTATGGGGGCATCAGCTCCCATCTTTGTAATCTGCTTAAAACTTGGATTACTCATCCAAAACAGCGAGGAGCTTTTTGTTTCCCCAGTTTACCGGCGAATCAACCCGAGCGTTTCGAGGGCCCGCCGGGCAGCTGCCTGTTCTGCCAGTTGTTTGCTGTCTCCGGTTCCCTCGCCCAGAAGTGCATTCTTGAAAAAAACCTGGCAGGTAAATACCGGTTTGTGACCTGGACCCGTTCGCATCGTCTCCCTGTATTCAGGGACTTCGGACTTGTCGATCTTCTGGAAATATTCCTGCAGGATACCTTTTGCGTTCTGGCCCGGGTTGTAACTGTTGAGCGCATCTTCCATGATCGCATTGACAAAATAGGCTACATCATCCAGTCCGACTTCACAGTACAGGGCACCGATAAACGCTTCAAACGCCCCACCGGTGATTTTTTCACCATAGGTATTTTGCTCACCGATGGATTTTGGAATAAGACGCGTAAAGGCCTGTTTCTCATGCTGATGCGTCAGGGCATCCAGGGCCCGGTTCGATACTACGCCGCTTAAGATCTTTGTCATCTCTCCTTCGTTCAGCATCGCATCGCGCTGGGTAAACAGGGACTGTGCAATGATAAGACTCAGGACACGGTCACCGAGAAACTCATACCGCTGCCAGTCCTCTTTTGTGATATCCCACCGGTCGGTGCCCGGGATACCATAGGCAGCATTGAACCGGGTGACAAAAGTATTGATAATCCGGTTGACGTCGGGATCAGGATTGCCCAATAGTTCTATGAGCGATAACCCGGCCTGCCTGTTCATATCATGGGTTTCTGCCGAGCGGTTGGATAAAACTATCGCTTCCGCTCAACCCCGACCCTGCCCTTCTCGACCACCAACGAGATGCCGAGTTCCTCCAGATATGCCCTGCTCTTGCCAGTGCCATGGATCAGCAGCTCAGCCAGATCCTCTTTCTCATCGATATCGGTGTGGAGGCGGAACGAGTCGATCACTTCGCAGGAGAGACCGGCATCCTGGGCGATCTTCATGTGCTTTAAAAAACTCATGCCGTAGTAATCGACATGGAACCGCTTGGTGTCCTTGATATAGATCACATTTGTGCCCCCGCCCCGCCCGGGCACTATCGCCATATCACTCGTTGTACTGGTGACCCGCTGGATGGATGCGCGATCGGCGAGAGGAAGATCCGCCATGAGGATGAGAATAGGGCCGGTGCAGTCCGGCAGGATCTGGTTGAGGGAACTGCTGAGATCGGCATCTTTTATCGTGATCTGGACATCCTCGCTGTCATAGAGTTCGGTGCTGACGATCACCGGTGTGCAGAGGGCATCTATGGTAGTAGTGATGACATCCTGCAGCATAGCACGGGCAAATGCCTCCCGTTCTGCCTGGTCGAGGATACAGGATAAGCGTGTCTTCGGGTTTACAGGTTTATACGGGATAAGGGCGTGCGGGCACATTGCGTACCGATGTACGCGGGGCAGGGAAAAAAAGATACTGATATGGATCTTTACAAGGTGAGAATTCCGCAGGTTTAACTTCCCGTATGCTGATAATTCCGGCATGGATGTACCTGGATTTACGGTAAAGAAGATGCCCGCAAAGATCATCATGGGCATCAAACGCCGGACTTCTAACGCGGATGGCCGGAGTGTTGAGGATATTCCGGCCTGCTGGCAGGAATTTCTCACAAAAAACACGGCTGCAAAGATCACCAACCGTGCCAGGACTCCGGCAATGTTTGCCGTATATTCGGAATACGACAGTGACTGGACAGGAGAATATTCCTACCTGATCGGCAGTGAAGTCACAAAAGCCGACACAATTCCCGAGGGACTTGCTGTCACCTATATCCCCGCCCAGACCTACGCAGTCTTCAAAGCAGCCGGGCCCATGCCGGATGCGCTCCTTGCCATCTGGATGTCAGTCTGGGGAACAAATCTTCCCCGTACGTATACCTGCGATTTTGAGTGGTACGATGCCCGTTTCACCCGCCCGGAGAATAAGGAGATCGATGTCTACGTGGCGATAAACGAAGAAGAACTGAAAAAATTGCAATAAAATCCTCCCGTTTTATTTCCCATTTTTGACAATGATTCCCTCGCAGACTTATTCCTTAATTAAAAGGAGATCTGCCTGTCGCAGGGTAATAGGGGGCCGGCTCATCTCGCGGTGATTACGACTACGGCGATAACGATGCATCCGGGATTACCAACGGGTATGAACGTATACAATATCTCGTACCGGTTTTAAACATAGTATCTATGAAACGACAACAGATCCGTTCAGCCATTCTGGTCCTCTCATTTCTCCTCATGTCGGTGACCTTTGTCTACCTGTCACCGATCGTCATGATGAGCGGACTGTTACAGGGCGTGATCACCGCAGCACTCCTGTTCTGGATTGCCATGTTCATCCTCGCATTCATCTTCGGCAGAGGTTTTTGCGGCTATGCCTGTCCTACCGGCGCAGAGCAGATGATTATTGACCGGGCGGTGAAAGTCAGTCTCCGACCCGTACCTTACCTGCGCAACCTGAAATACCTGTTCGCAGTTCTCTGGGTAGGAGGTGCCATCCTTCTGGCGATCGGGGCAGGAAACCTGGTCATCAACCTGCTCTTCCAGCTGGGCAGCGGTATGCCACCATGGTCGCTCGCCACGTACATAGTCTTTTACCTTATCATTCTGGTCGTA encodes:
- a CDS encoding putative dsRNA-binding protein; protein product: MNRQAGLSLIELLGNPDPDVNRIINTFVTRFNAAYGIPGTDRWDITKEDWQRYEFLGDRVLSLIIAQSLFTQRDAMLNEGEMTKILSGVVSNRALDALTHQHEKQAFTRLIPKSIGEQNTYGEKITGGAFEAFIGALYCEVGLDDVAYFVNAIMEDALNSYNPGQNAKGILQEYFQKIDKSEVPEYRETMRTGPGHKPVFTCQVFFKNALLGEGTGDSKQLAEQAAARRALETLGLIRR
- the cofC gene encoding 2-phospho-L-lactate guanylyltransferase, translating into MCPHALIPYKPVNPKTRLSCILDQAEREAFARAMLQDVITTTIDALCTPVIVSTELYDSEDVQITIKDADLSSSLNQILPDCTGPILILMADLPLADRASIQRVTSTTSDMAIVPGRGGGTNVIYIKDTKRFHVDYYGMSFLKHMKIAQDAGLSCEVIDSFRLHTDIDEKEDLAELLIHGTGKSRAYLEELGISLVVEKGRVGVERKR
- a CDS encoding GyrI-like domain-containing protein is translated as MDVPGFTVKKMPAKIIMGIKRRTSNADGRSVEDIPACWQEFLTKNTAAKITNRARTPAMFAVYSEYDSDWTGEYSYLIGSEVTKADTIPEGLAVTYIPAQTYAVFKAAGPMPDALLAIWMSVWGTNLPRTYTCDFEWYDARFTRPENKEIDVYVAINEEELKKLQ
- a CDS encoding 4Fe-4S binding protein; amino-acid sequence: MKRQQIRSAILVLSFLLMSVTFVYLSPIVMMSGLLQGVITAALLFWIAMFILAFIFGRGFCGYACPTGAEQMIIDRAVKVSLRPVPYLRNLKYLFAVLWVGGAILLAIGAGNLVINLLFQLGSGMPPWSLATYIVFYLIILVVFAIALILGRRGMCNYFCPMSVVFMIITKLKNLLKIPSLHLEAQPDDCIHCKKCDTACPMSLTVEEMVRGNQMQNPECILCGSCVDTCPKKVIRFAWLWKK